A genomic region of Capra hircus breed San Clemente chromosome 19, ASM170441v1, whole genome shotgun sequence contains the following coding sequences:
- the MYO15A gene encoding unconventional myosin-XV, with product MAKEDEDEKKAKKGKKGKKAPEPEKPKRSLKGTSRLFMGFRDRTPKISKKGQFRSASAFFWGLHKGPQKTKRKKKARTVLKSTSKLMTQMRVGKKKRAMKGKKPSFMVIRFPGRRGYGRLRPRAQSLSKASTAINWLTKKFLIKKAEESGSTQASLDAWLDRSGSRVGSRKLPFPSGAEILRPGGRLRRFPRAHSIYASGEPVGFLPFEDEAPFRHSGSRRSLYGLEGFQDLGEYYDYHREGDDYYDQQSLYRYEEEQEPLQGAYGPHGPAWPPYDYAHRYVPEDPYDYYGPDYYSGSFYPDYTFGYGYGYDDYEPPYAPPSASASPYSYYDAYAGEVHPHSYYPETYAPPEALYPPYPPYDLAYELPYAAPHLDPYAQPYGVPFAEGTYGGAQAVYPPEGPYLPPQQSAFAYPWVPPPILSPHNPYAHPMDDIAELEEPEEAGSEQPATSFRLPSAAFFEQQGMDKPARSKLSLIRRFRLFPRPQVKLFGKEKLEVPLPPSLDIPLPLGDANEDEEEDEMPPLPPGPYGHPFWGFLTSRQRHLQRALSAFGGPRGLGFSPDFSRHAPRPATSLARFLKNTLSEKEPIPRLRGSRKAQARGPAVREAAYKRFGYKLAGMDSERPSTPIVLRRAQARARNNNNSHRPATPPRTSRLRPSPIPGPAPTPTLAPPLGLAAGLPPAISPYSSLRLHPPPWAAPAHVPLAPQASWRALAEAPPLIPEGLPDPLAFPGPRPSFRGSRHRGAAFGFPGPSPQPSLRSRPGLGYCSPQGPLSPQPSIRAIPFRPPFSPPPRRPHSLREPPSPCRASPRPGALHSPLLAPPRPPSPPPLLGSGPRHRSLNLPSRLPRTWRRLSEPPTRAVKPRPRQPFLLPQGPGSWHAAAAAPECPESQGEPEDSETPWTVPPLAPSWDVDMPATQRPPSPWPGGPGSLRGFSRPPPVPSSSFLQHGGPVPSPAFQAEDLASDSTRVFLGRHQDPGPGQLTESASPSPKKPEEEACPGDAQTPTEPEPPAPTPSRDVPSDQKALRLSLSNPLAASDQMRATWPPWRRWGTLPSAPAPLTPKEAPGPLPKAGERFQASPGRFAVVMPRIQKLSSFQRAGPAPLQPPVRLTQEPEPIPRPRAWSLLWSRLWLPVEAHQPQLQVPTRPLSCRLGPGAAGLPHGGPLEEVGTKGLWSKMHSIRNLPSTQLREQQQEDGVEDMTQLEDLQETTVLANLKTRFERNLIYTYIGSILVSVNPYQMFGIYGPERVQQYSGRALADNPPHLFAIANLAFAKMLDAKQNQCIIISGESGSGKTEATKLILRYLAAMSQKRGVTRQIKILEATPLLESFGNAKTVRNDNSSRFGKFVEIFLEGGVISGAITSQYLLEKSRIVFQARNERNYHIFYELLAGLPAQLRQAFSLQEAETYYYLNQGGNCEISGKSDADDFRRLLAAMEVLGFSAEDQDSIFRILASILHLGNVYFEKDETDAQEVASVVSAREIQAVAELLQVSPEGLQKAITFKVTETMREKIFTPLTVESAVDARDAIAKVLYALLFSWLIARVNALVSPQKGALSIAVLDIYGFEDLSFNSFEQLCINYANESLQYLFNKIIFQEEQEEYMREQIDWREVTFADNQPCINLLSLKPYGILRILDDQCCFPQATDHTFLQKCHYHHGANPLYSKPKMPLPEFTIKHYAGKVTYQVHKFLDKNHDQVRQDVLDLFVRSRTRVVAHLFSSHAPQAAPQRLGKSSSVSRLYKAHTVAAKFQQSLLDLVEKMERCNPLFVRCLKPNHKKEPGLFECDVVTAQLRYSGLLETVRIRKEGFPVRLPFQVFIDRYRCLVALQHNLPASGDMCVSVLSRLCTVTPNMYCVGVSKLFLKEHLHQLLEGMRDHVLSLAAVTLQRCLRGFFVQRRFRSLRRKIILLQSRARGYLARQRYQQMRRRLVKFRALVHTYTSHRRYLKLRAERRLRVEEAWLREQEELSKRQVVAVGHLEVPVELAGLLRAVAGLRTAQGPRVALVRTPRLRAEPRVTLPLDINNYPMAKFVRCHFKEPAFGMLTVPLRTPLTRLPAEYHVEAVGIFKLILRFMGDPQLHGARDYVFGSYIVQKGLAVPELRDEILAQLANQVWRNPSSHNAERGWLLLAACLSGFAPSPRLDKYLLKFVSDHGQGGFQAVCQHRLMQAMVSGAARTFPPTQLEWTATQEKAGMALDVGCFNGDLFSCPVQSWSTGEEVAGDILRHRGLVDGWRGWTVAMKNGVQWAELAGHDYVLDLVSDLELLREFPRRKAYFLVGVEGPLACRGGLRVFGNSWDSDDDAPTKPQPQGLVPVVADSDGYCSHNENDSDSLGEPAVPHKGLDCYLDSLFDPVLSCGDADLEKPTAIAYRMKGGGQPGGDGSSSTEGPPRRPPEPKPIPGLDASTLALQQAFIHKQAVLLAREMTLQAMALQQQPLSPTPRPFPPEKPLASEARPKFVGTGLPAKPVLLRSAPKPVAPAPLAKAPRPPTKPVAAPILPQGWASPESTSPCLEPVRSSTLNSEHFPQPTQQIKDIVRQHQQLPRGGQPEAFRKDGGRVFVKQPDPHEEALTILRGQMSPPVAAPGTQVPREAVALVKPVTSTQRPSMGPAPALPSRSLEPPEDPVQTQLHRLPNPDFYGYRDTPWQIFLRKEVFYPKDDHSHPVQLDLLFRQVLHDTLSEACLRISAEERLQMKALFAQNQLDTQRPLVTESVKRAVVSTARDSWEVYFSRLFPATGSVGTGVQMLAVSHTGIKLLRVVKGSHEASGQLRVLRTYSFADILFVTIPSQNMLEFNLASEKVILFSARAHQVKTLVDDFILELKKDSDYVVAVRNFLPEDPALLAFHKGDIIHLQPLEPPRLGYSAGCVVGKKVVYLEELRHRGPDFGWRFGTIHGRVGRFPSDLVQPAAAPDFLQLPAEPGRGRAAAVAAAVASTAAAREVGRRREGPPVRAGSMDHGEDSLALPPYTMLEFAQKYFRDPQRRPQDGLRLKSKEGRESRTLEDMLCFTKTPLQDSLIEFSDSSLNKMATDMFLAVMRFMGDAPLKGQSELDVLCTLLKLCRDHEVMRDECYCQVVKQITDNTSTKQDSCQRGWRLLYIVAAYHSCSEVLQPHLTHFLHDVSRTAGLPFQGIAKACEQNLKKTLRFGGRLELPGSMELRAMLAGRSSKRQLFLLPGGLERHLKIKTCTVALDVVEELCAEMALTRPEAFDEYVIFVVTNRGQHVCPLSRRAYILDVASEMAQVDGGYALWFRRVLWDQPLKFDNELYVTMHYNQVLPDYLKGLFSSVPAGRPSEQQLQQVSKLAALQHRAKDHFYLPSAREAQGYIPAQLYRTEANSTWLHLLGQHRQQMQALSPHQARAQFLGLLSASPMFGSSFFLVQSCSTAAVPAPCILAVNQNGLNFLSTETHELMVKFPLKEIQSTRTQRPTAGSSCPYVEVALGDVTAQHTVQLQLEQGLELCRVVAVHVENLLSAREKRLTLPPSEITLL from the exons ATGGCAAAGGAAGATGAGGATGAGAAGAAAgccaagaaagggaagaaggggaagaaggCTCCGGAGCCGGAGAAGCCCAAGCGGAGCCTGAAGGGGACGTCAcggctgttcatgggatttcgaGACCGCACGCCCAAGATCTCCAAGAAGGGCCAGTTCCGGAGCGCGTCAGCCTTCTTCTGGGGCCTCCACAAAGGCCCCCAGAAGACCAAACGCAAGAAGAAGGCGCGCACGGTGCTCAAATCCACGTCGAAGCTCATGACGCAGATGCGCGTCGGCAAGAAGAAGCGCGCCATGAAGGGCAAGAAGCCGTCTTTCATGGTGATCCGCTTCCCCGGACGGCGGGGCTACGGCCGCCTGCGCCCGCGTGCCCAGTCGCTCAGCAAAGCGTCCACGGCCATCAACTGGCTCACTAAGAAGTTCCTCATCAAGAAGGCCGAGGAATCGGGCAGCACGCAGGCCTCGCTAGATGCCTGGCTGGACCGCTCGGGCTCCCGCGTGGGCTCGCGCAAGCTGCCCTTCCCATCGGGTGCTGAGATCTTGCGGCCAGGGGGCCGCCTGCGCCGGTTCCCGCGCGCCCACAGCATCTACGCGTCGGGCGAGCCCGTGGGCTTCCTGCCCTTTGAGGACGAGGCCCCGTTCCGGCACTCGGGCTCCCGCAGGTCGCTGTACGGGCTTGAGGGCTTCCAGGACCTGGGCGAATACTACGACTACCACCGCGAGGGCGATGACTACTACGACCAGCAATCGCTATACCGGTACGAGGAGGAGCAGGAGCCCCTTCAGGGCGCCTATGGCCCCCATGGCCCAGCCTGGCCGCCCTACGACTACGCGCACCGGTACGTGCCTGAGGACCCCTACGACTACTACGGCCCTGACTACTACAGCGGCTCCTTCTACCCCGACTACACCTTCGGCTACGGCTACGGCTACGACGACTACGAGCCCCCCTACGCGCCCCCGTCGGCGTCCGCGTCTCCCTACAGCTACTACGACGCCTACGCGGGGGAGGTGCACCCGCACAGCTACTACCCGGAGACCTACGCCCCGCCCGAGGCGCTCTACCCGCCATACCCACCCTACGACCTGGCCTACGAGCTCCCGTATGCTGCGCCCCACCTGGATCCCTACGCGCAGCCCTACGGTGTCCCCTTCGCGGAAGGCACCTACGGTGGGGCCCAGGCAGTCTACCCCCCCGAAGGGCCCTATCTTCCGCCCCAGCAGTCGGCCTTCGCATACCCGTGGGTGCCTCCGCCCATTCTGTCACCCCACAACCCATACGCCCACCCGATGGATGACATAGCGGAGCTGGAGGAGCCCGAGGAGGCGGGCAGCGAACAGCCGGCCACCTCCTTTCGCCTGCCCAGTGCCGCCTTCTTCGAGCAGCAGGGCATGGACAAGCCTGCTAGGTCCAAGCTGTCCCTCATCCGCAGGTTCCGCCTCTTCCCGCGGCCCCAAGTGAAGCTGTTCGGGAAGGAGAAGTTGGAGGTGCCCCTGCCGCCCTCCCTGGACATCCCTCTGCCCCTGGGGGATGCAAATGAAGACGAGGAAGAGGACGAAATGCCGCCGCTGCCCCCGGGCCCTTATGGCCACCCCTTCTGGGGCTTCCTCACGTCGCGCCAGCGCCACCTCCAGCGCGCCCTCTCGGCCTTCGGCGGCCCCCGGGGCCTGGGCTTCAGCCCTGACTTCAGCCGCCACGCACCACGCCCGGCTACCTCGCTAGCGCGGTTCCTCAAAAACACCCTGTCGGAAAAGGAGCCCATCCCGCGGCTCAGGGGCAGCCGGAAGGCCCAGGCGCGAGGCCCGGCGGTCAGGGAGGCAGCTTACAAGCGCTTCGGCTACAAACTGGCGGGCATGGACTCCGAGCGGCCCAGCACGCCCATCGTGCTGCGCAGGGCGCAAGCACGCGCGcgcaacaacaacaactcccaCCGCCCTGCGACCCCGCCGCGCACCTCACGTCTGCGCCCCAGCCCCATCCCCGGCCCAGCGCCCACCCCAACCCTCGCCCCGCCCCTCGGCCTGGCCGCAGGCCTGCCCCCGGCCATCTCGCCCTACAGCTCCCTCCGTCTGCACCCGCCACCCTGGGCTGCCCCAGCTCACGTGCCCCTCGCACCCCAGGCCAGCTGGCGGGCCTTGGCAGAGGCCCCACCCCTGATCCCTGAGGGGCTCCCAGACCCACTGGCCTTCCCCGGACCCCGGCCATCCTTCAGGGGCTCTCGCCACCGGGGGGCTGCCTTCGGCTTCCCTGGACCCTCACCCCAACCCTCACTGAGGAGCCGGCCCGGTTTGGGCTACTGCTCGCCACAGGGGCCCCTGTCCCCCCAGCCCTCCATCCGCGCCATCCCCTTCCGGCCGCCCTTCTCGCCACCACCCCGCCGTCCCCACTCGCTGCGGGAGCCACCATCTCCATGCCGAGCCTCACCACGCCCTGGCGCACTCCACTCACCTTTGCTGGCCCCCCCGCGGCCGCCTTCACCGCCCCCTCTGCTGGGTTCCGGCCCACGGCACCGCTCGCTCAACCTGCCCTCGCGCCTCCCGCGCACGTGGCGCCGCCTCAGTGAGCCGCCCACCAGGGCCGTAAAGCCCCGGCCCCGCCAGCCCTTCCTGCTACCGCAGGGGCCTGGGTCTTGgcatgcggctgctgctgctcctgagtGCCCAGAGAGCCAAGGCGAGCCCGAGGACTCAGAAACACCCTGGACAGTGCCCCCGCTGGCCCCAAGCTGGGATGTGGACATGCCTGCCACCCAGCGCCCACCCTCACCCTGGCCTGGAGGCCCTGGCAGCCTCCGTGGCTTCTCCAGGCCACCCCCTGTGCCCTCGAGCTCCTTCCTCCAGCACGGGGGCCCAGTGCCCTCCCCTGCTTTCCAGGCTGAAGACCTAGCCTCTGACTCAACCCGCGTtttcctggggagacaccaggacccaggacccGGACAGCTGACCGAATcagccagccccagccccaaGAAGCCTGAAGAAGAGGCCTGCCCAGGGGATGCCCAGACACCAACAGAGCCTGAGCCCCCAGCCCCAACACCCTCCAGGGATGTCCCCTCAGATCAGAAAGCACTGAGGCTCAGTCTCTCCAACCCGCTGGCTGCTTCTGACCAGATGAGAGCCACATGGCCACCATGGCGCCGGTGGGGGACACtgcccagtgccccagccccCTTGACGCCCAAGGAGGCCCCAGGACCCCTGCCCAAGGCAGGTGAACGGTTCCAGGCAAGTCCTGGGCGTTTTGCAGTGGTCATGCCTCGTATACAGAAGCTGAGCTCCTTCCAGCGAGCTGGTCCTGCCCCTCTGCAGCCCCCTGTCCGGCTGACCCAGGAGCCAGAGCCCATCCCCAGGCCAAGAGCCTGGAGTCTGCTCTGGTCCCGCCTCTGGCTGCCTGTGGAGGCCCACCAACCCCAGCTGCAAGTACCCACCCGCCCCCTGTCCTGTCGCCTGGGCCCTGGAGCTGCTGGCCTGCCCCATGGGGGCCCCTTGGAAGAGGTTGGCACCAAAGGCTTGTGGAGCAAG ATGCACTCCATCCGCAACCTGCCATCCACGCAGCTCCGCGAGCAGCAGCAAGAGGACGGCGTGGAGGACATGACGCAGCTCGA AGACCTCCAGGAGACCACCGTGCTGGCCAACCTCAAGACCAGATTTGAACGGAACCTCATCTAT ACGTATATCGGCAGCATCCTGGTGTCGGTGAACCCGTACCAGATGTTTGGAATTTATGGGCCAGAGCGGGTGCAGCAGTACAGCGGGCGGGCCCTGGCCGACAACCCCCC CCACCTCTTTGCAATCGCAAATCTCGCCTTCGCCAAAATGCTCGATGCCAAACAGAACCAGTGCATAATTATCAG CGGAGAGAGCGGCTCGGGAAAAACCGAGGCCACGAAGCTGATTCTGCGCTACCTGGCTGCCATGAGTCAGAAGCGGGGCGTCACGCGGCAG ATAAAG ATCCTGGAGGCCACACCCCTCCTGGAGTCCTTTGGTAATGCCAAAACCGTCAGGAACGACAACTCCAGCCGCTTCGGGAAGTTTGTGGAGATCTTTCTGGAAGG GGGCGTGATCTCTGGTGCCATAACCTCCCAGTACCTGCTCGAGAAATCCAGGATCGTGTTTCAG GCCAGAAACGAGAGGAACTACCACATCTTCTATGAGCTTCTGGCTGGGCTGCCTGCCCAGCTTCGGCAGGCCTTCAGCCTTCAGGAGGCCGAGACCTACTACTACCTGAACCAG GGTGGAAACTGTGAGATCTCAGGGAAGAGCGATGCGGACGACTTCCGCCGGCTGCTGGCCGCCATGGAGGTGCTGGGCTTCAGCGCGGAGGACCAGGACAGCATCTTCCGCATCCTGGCCTCCATCCTGCACCTGGGCAACGTCTactttgagaaggacgag ACGGACGCACAGGAGGTGGCCTCAGTGGTGAGCGCCCGGGAGATCCAGGCCGTGGCCGAGCTGCTGCAGGTCTCCCCCGAGGGCCTGCAGAAGGCCATCACCTTCAAAGTGACC GAGACCATGAGAGAGAAGATCTTCACCCCCCTGACGGTGGAGAGCGCCGTGGATGCCAG GGATGCCATCGCCAAGGTGCTGTATGCATTGCTCTTCAGCTGGCTCATCGCCAGGGTCAATGCACTGGTGTCCCCACAGAAGGGCGCGCTGTCCATCGCTGTCCTGGACATCTATGGCTTCGAG GACCTGAGCTTCAACAGCTTTGAGCAGCTGTGCATAAACTATGCGAACGAGAGCCTCCAGTACCTCTTCAACAAGATCATCTTCCAGGAAGAGCAG GAGGAGTACATGCGTGAACAGATCGACTGGCGGGAGGTCACCTTCGCCGACAACCAGCCCTGCATCAACCTCCTCTCGCTGAAACCCTACGGCATCCTACGCATCCTCGATGACCAGTGCTGCTTCCCCCAG GCCACAGACCACACATTTCTGCAGAAGTGCCATTACCACCATGGCGCCAACCCACTCTACTCCAAGCCCAAGATGCCGCTGCCCGAGTTCACCATCAAGCACTATGCGGGCAAAGTCACCTACCAG gtGCACAAGTTCCTGGACAAGAACCACGACCAGGTGCGCCAGGACGTGCTGGACCTGTTTGTGCGGAGCCGGACTCGG GTGGTAGCACACCTCTTCTCCAGCCATGCCCCGCAGGCTGCCCCTCAGCGCCTGGGCAAGAGCAGCTCCGTCTCCCGGCTCTACAAGGCGCACACGGTGGCTGCCAAGTTCCAGCAGTCACTTCTGGACCTGGTGGAAAAGATGGAGAG GTGTAACCCCTTGTTCGTCCGGTGTCTGAAGCCCAACCACAAGAAG GAGCCAGGCCTCTTTGAGTGTGATGTGGTGACGGCCCAGTTACGCTATTCAGGGCTGCTGGAGACTGTGCGGATTCGGAAGGAGGGCTTTCCAGTGCGACTGCCCTTCCAGGTGTTCATCGACAG GTACCGCTGTCTAGTGGCCCTCCAGCACAACCTGCCAGCCAGTGGGGACATGTGTGTGTCGGTGCTGAGCCGCCTATGCACGGTCACACCAAACATGTATTGTGTTGGTGTCAGCAAG CTCTTCCTGAAGGAGCACTTGCACCAGCTGCTGGAGGGCATGCGGGACCACGTCCTAAGCCTGGCGGCTGTCACGCTACAGCGCTGCCTCCGTGGCTTCTTTGTCCAGCGCCGTTTCCGCTCCCTACGCCGCAAGATCATCCTGCTGCAGAGCCGGGCCCGCGGCTACCTGGCCAG GCAGCGGTATCAGCAGATGAGGAGGCGTCTGGTGAAGTTCCGGGCCCTGGTGCACACATATACGAGCCACCGGCGTTACCTCAAG CTGAGGGCGGAGCGGAGGCTCCGGGTGGAGGAGGCATGGCTGCGGGAGCAGGAG GAGCTGAGCAAGCGGCAGGTGGTGGCCGTGGGGCACCTGGAGGTCCCGGTGGAGCTGGCTGGGCTCTTGCGAGCCGTAGCGG gcctCAGGACAGCCCAGGGGCCCCGGGTGGCCCTTGTGCGGACTCCCCGGCTTCGGGCCGAGCCCCGGGTCACGCTGCCCCTGGACATCAACAACTACCCCATGGCCAAGTTTGTCCGGTGCCACTTCAAG GAGCCTGCCTTCGGGATGCTGACCGTGCCCCTGAGGACGCCCCTCACGCGGTTGCCGGCGGAGTACCACGTGGAGGCTGTGGGCATCTTCAAGCTG ATCCTACGTTTCATGGGCGACCCCCAGCTGCACGGCGCCCGGGACTACGTCTTTGGGAGCTACATCGTGCAGAAGGGACTGGCAGTGCCCGAGCTGCGGGACGAGATCCTGGCGCAACTGGCCAACCAGGTGTGGCGCAACCCCAGCTCCCACAACGCCGAGCGGGGCTGGCTCCTGCTGGCCGCCTGCCTCAGCGGCTTCGCACCATCCCCGCGCCTGGACAAATACCTGCTCAA GTTTGTGTCTGATCACGGGCAGGGTGGCTTCCAGGCCGTGTGTCAGCATCGACTCATGCAGGCCATGGTCTCTGGGGCTGCCCGCACCTTCCCTCCGACTCAGCTTGAGTGGACAGCCACCCAGGAGAAGGCTGGCATGGCACTGGATGTAGGCTGCTTCAACG GTGACTTGTTCTCCTGTCCGGTGCAGTCCTGGAGTACGGGGGAGGAGGTGGCCGGAGACATTCTGAGGCACAG GGGGCTGGTTGATGGCTGGCGAGGCTGGACAGTGGCCATGAAGAACGGGGTCCAGTGGGCAGAGCTGGCCGGCCATGACTACGTATTGGACCTGGTGTCGGACCTCGAACTGCTCAGGGAGTTCCCTCGACGGAAAGCCTACTTCCTCGTGGGTGTGGAGGGGCCCCTAGCCTGCAGGGGAGGCCTCAG GGTGTTTGGAAACAGCTGGGACTCGGACGATGACGCACCTACCAAGCCCCAGCCCCAGGGGCTCGTGCCTGTAGTGGCCGACTCGGATGGGTACTGCAGCCACAATGAGAACG ACTCAGACAGCCTTGGAGAGCCCGCTGTGCCCCACAAGGGGTTGGACTGCTACCTGGACAGCCTCTTCGACCCCGTGCTGTCCTGCGGGGATGCG GACCTGGAGAAGCCAACAGCCATTGCCTACCGCATGAAAGGGGGAGGCCAGCCTGGTGGAGatggcagcagcagcactgaaggCCCCCCCAGGAGACCCCCAGAGCCAAAGCCAA TTCCAGGCCTGGACGCCTCCACATTGGCCCTGCAGCAAGCCTTCATCCACAAGCAGGCCGTACTTCTG GCCCGGGAGATGACCCTGCAGGCCATGGCACTCCAGCAGCAGCCCCTGAGTCCTACCCCGAGACCCTTCCCCCCAGAG AAACCCTTAGCGTCAGAGGCCCGGCCGAAGTTCGTAGGCACTGGACTCCCAGCCAAGCCCGTGCTCCTGCGCTCTGCTCCGAAGCCTGTGGCCCCCGCCCCTCTGGCCAAGGCCCCAAGGCCCCCCACCAAGCCCGTGGCTGCCCCCATTCTGCCTCAGGGCTGGGCTTCTCCAGAAAGCA CCTCGCCCTGCCTGGAGCCGGTCCGGTCCTCAACCCTCAACTCGGAGCACTTCCCACAACCCACACAGCAGATCAAGGACATTGTCAGGCAGCACCAGCAGCTGCCCCGGGGGGGCCAGCCGGAGGCCTTCAG GAAGGACGGCGGGAGGGTGTTCGTAAAGCAGCCTGATCCCCATGAGGAGGCCCTGACGATCCTGAGGGGGCAGATGAGCCCCCCAGTGGCAGCACCCGGCACCCAg GTCCCCAGAGAGGCCGTGGCCTTGGTGAAGCCAGTGACCAGCACACAGCGGCCATCCATGGGGCCCGCTCCAG CGCTGCCCTCGCGGTCTCTGGAGCCTCCTGAGGATCCCGTGCAGACACAGCTGCACCGCCTCCCAAACCCCGACTTCTATGGCTACCGGGACACCCCCTGGCAGATCTTCTTGCGCAAAGAG GTGTTCTACCCCAAGGACGACCACAGCCACCCTGTGCAGCTGGACCTCCTGTTCCGCCAG GTCCTGCATGACACACTCTCCGAGGCCTGCCTGCGCATCTCTGCGGAGGAGCGGCTCCAGATGAAAGCCCTGTTTG CTCAGAACCAGCTGGACACGCAGCGGCCTTTGGTGACAGAGAGCGTGAAGCGGGCCGTGGTCAGCACTGCCCGGGACAGTTGGGAGGTCTACTTCTCCCGCCTGTTTCCTGCCACG GGCAGCGTGGGCACTGGGGTGCAGATGCTGGCTGTGTCCCACACAGGCATCAAGCTCCTGCGTGTGGTCAAGGGCAGCCACGAGGCGAGTGGGCAGCTGCGGGTACTGCGCACCTACAG CTTTGCGGACATCCTCTTTGTGACCATCCCCTCCCAGAACATGCTGGAGTTCAACTTGGCCAGTGAGAAGGTTATTCTGTTCTCAGCCCGAGCTCACCAGGTCAAGACCCTGGTGGATGACTTCATCCTGGAGCTGAAGAAG GACTCGGACTACGTGGTCGCTGTGAGGAACTTCCTGCCTGAGGACCCTGCGCTGCTGGCCTTCCACAAGGGCGACATCATCCACCTGCAGCCCCTGGAGCCGCCTCGACTGG GCTACAGCGCGGGCTGTGTGGTCGGCAAGAAGGTGGTGTACCTGGAGGAGCTGCGGCACCGGGGCCCTGACTTCG GCTGGCGGTTTGGGACCATCCACGGGCGCGTGGGCCGCTTCCCTTCTGACCTGGTGCAGCCTGCAGCTGCCCCTGACTTCCTACAGCTGCCTGCCGAGCCGGGCCGAGGCCGCGCTGCCGCTGTGGCCGCCGCTGTGGCCTCCACTGCCGCTGCACGGGAGGTGGGCCGCAGGAGGGAG GGGCCCCCAGTCAGAGCTGGCTCCATGGACCATGGGGAGGACAGCCTGGCTCTTCCACCGTACACAATGCTTGAGTTTGCCCAGAAGTACTTCCGAGACCCTCAGAGGAGACCCCA GGATGGCCTCAGGCTGAAATCCAAGGAGGGTCGGGAGTCCAGAACCTTGGAGGACATGCTTTGCTTTACGAAG ACCCCGCTCCAGGACTCCCTCATTGAGTTCAGTGACAGCAGCCTCAACAAGATGGCTACAGACATGTTTCTAG ctgtgatgcgattcatgggggatGCCCCGCTGAAGGGCCAGAGTGAACTGGATGTGCTGTGCACCCTCCTGAAG CTGTGCAGGGACCATGAGGTCATGCGGGACGAGTGTTACTGCCAGGTCGTGAAGCAGATCACAGACAACACCAGCACCAAGCA GGACAGCTGCCAGCGAGGTTGGAGGCTGCTGTACATCGTGGCCGCCTACCACAGCTGCTCTGAGGTCCTCCAGCCGCACCTCACCCACTTCCTCCATGACGTGAGCCGGACCGCAGGCCTGCCCTTCCAGG GGATTGCCAAGGCCTGTGAGCAGAACCTGAAGAAGACGCTGCGCTTTGGCGGCCGCCTGGAGCTCCCAGGCAGCATGGAGCTGCGGGCCATGTTG GCCGGCCGCAGTTCCAAGAGGCAGCTCTTTCTTCTCCCTGGGGGCCTGGAGCGCCATCTTAAGATAAAGACATGCACT GTGGCCCTGGACGTAGTGGAAGAGCTTTGTGCTGAGATGGCTCTGACCCGCCCCGAGGCCTTTGATGAGTACGTCATCTTTGTTGTAACCAACAGAG GCCAGCACGTGTGTCCGCTCAGCCGGCGCGCCTACATCCTGGATGTGGCCTCGGAGATGGCGCAGGTGGACGGTGGCTACGCACTGTGGTTCCGACGTGTGCTCTGGGACCAGCCGCTCAAGTTCGACAACGAGCTCTACGTGACCATGCACTACAACCAG GTGCTGCCCGACTACCTGAAGGGCCTTTTCAGCAGCGTGCCGGCTGGCCGGCCCAGCGAGCAGCAGCTTCAGCAGGTGTCCAAGCTGGCTGCGCTGCAGCACCGGGCCAAGGACCACTTCTACCTGCCCAGCGC